From the Leucobacter tenebrionis genome, one window contains:
- a CDS encoding pirin family protein, which yields MSNLDKNPDLMVLEPGAPCTAVEVLEPRLVPLGGPRAMTVYRTLPQRTRSLIGAWCFLDHYGPDDVAKTGGMVVPRHPHTGLATVSWLFTGSIDHYDSAGNGAEVKPGELNLMIAGKGITHQEISTDRSSILHGVQLWYALPESTRFSENHFVHWVPDPVRIPGLTARTFIGELLGASSPVDTRTPDLLGSELIIEPGASVRLPVRRSFEHGLLAETGQIRVNGTEIEHRFLAYVPVGSDTILIEAGPEGARIVLFGGVPLGEQIVMWWNFVGRSHDEIVEFRRRYQAELGFEAPDPRDAGKPALFGDFPPGQRDPLPAPVLPLTRLRPRG from the coding sequence ATGAGCAACCTTGACAAGAATCCTGATCTGATGGTGCTCGAGCCGGGCGCTCCGTGCACAGCGGTCGAAGTCCTCGAACCGCGTCTCGTGCCCCTCGGCGGGCCGCGCGCGATGACGGTCTACCGCACACTTCCTCAACGGACTCGCTCACTGATCGGAGCCTGGTGCTTCCTCGACCACTACGGCCCCGATGACGTCGCGAAGACGGGCGGGATGGTCGTGCCGCGACATCCGCACACCGGTCTCGCCACCGTGTCCTGGCTCTTCACCGGCAGTATCGACCATTACGATTCGGCGGGCAACGGCGCCGAGGTGAAGCCCGGTGAGCTCAACCTCATGATCGCCGGGAAAGGGATCACGCATCAGGAGATAAGCACCGACCGGTCTTCGATCCTCCACGGCGTCCAGCTCTGGTACGCCCTGCCCGAATCGACTCGCTTCAGCGAGAATCACTTCGTCCATTGGGTTCCCGATCCGGTCCGGATTCCAGGGCTGACCGCGCGGACCTTCATCGGCGAGCTCCTCGGAGCCTCTTCGCCGGTGGACACGCGCACCCCTGACCTCCTCGGGTCCGAGCTCATCATCGAGCCGGGAGCGTCGGTACGGCTGCCCGTGCGTCGCTCCTTCGAGCACGGGCTCCTGGCTGAAACGGGGCAGATCCGGGTCAATGGAACCGAAATCGAGCACCGGTTCCTGGCCTACGTTCCGGTCGGATCCGACACGATCCTCATCGAGGCCGGGCCCGAAGGGGCTCGCATCGTCCTCTTCGGCGGAGTCCCGCTGGGCGAACAGATCGTCATGTGGTGGAACTTCGTGGGGCGCTCGCACGACGAGATCGTCGAATTCCGCCGCCGCTACCAGGCCGAACTCGGCTTCGAAGCACCAGATCCGCGCGATGCCGGGAAGCCGGCGCTCTTCGGCGATTTTCCGCCGGGTCAACGTGACCCCCTGCCCGCTCCCGTTCTTCCGCTCACCCGATTACGACCCCGCGGCTGA
- a CDS encoding YaeQ family protein, with the protein MAIGATIHTFEVQLADVDRGVYEELSLRVARHPSETDSFMMTRVLAYCLEHEEGIVFGAGGVSSTEEPAVLVRDLTGRITAWIEIGAPDAQRLHFGSKLADRAAVYTHRDPAKLLASWEGKTIHRAESIPLRSFDAGYIDTAVNELSRRNTMTVSVTEQQLYLELNGASNDTRIHEHRLA; encoded by the coding sequence ATGGCTATCGGCGCGACGATTCACACCTTCGAAGTGCAGCTGGCGGACGTGGATCGCGGAGTGTATGAAGAGCTCTCGTTGCGCGTCGCCCGGCATCCCTCGGAGACGGATTCCTTCATGATGACGCGCGTGCTCGCGTACTGCCTCGAGCACGAGGAGGGCATCGTCTTCGGCGCAGGCGGGGTCTCCTCGACGGAGGAGCCGGCGGTGCTCGTGCGGGATCTCACCGGCCGCATCACCGCATGGATCGAGATCGGTGCTCCTGACGCGCAGCGGCTCCACTTCGGCAGCAAACTCGCCGACCGGGCGGCCGTGTACACGCACCGCGATCCCGCGAAGCTTCTCGCGTCGTGGGAGGGGAAGACGATTCACCGAGCGGAGAGCATCCCGCTCCGCTCGTTCGACGCGGGGTACATCGACACCGCGGTGAACGAACTCTCGAGACGGAACACGATGACGGTTTCGGTGACCGAGCAGCAGCTCTATCTCGAACTGAACGGGGCTTCGAACGATACCCGGATCCACGAGCATCGACTCGCGTGA
- a CDS encoding fatty acid desaturase family protein: MTSTHTRETGRLDGLGPLQPTRSRREDFPPVAKAYSRLSEVVRESGLLRRAPWFYAMVGGAIALAFGGAVTGFILLGDSWFQLLIAAALGIIFTQIAFLAHEAAHRQILSLGPANDRLARVLAGAIGMSYSWWDSKHTRHHSNPNRVGKDPDIEVDTISFIEEDAVEARGLRRAITKRQGWFFFPLLTLEGLNLHLHSFKYLFGRGPVKGRWTEIGIIAARFAVVLLPVFLLLPLGMAFAFMGVQLAVFGVYMGASFAPNHKGMPVIAHDAKLDFFTKQVRTSRNIRGGWWATWLMGGLNYQVEHHLFPSMARPNLAKAREIVREHCRTLDVPYTETSLWRSYAIVIDYLNRVGLAARDPFDCPITAQYRRA, from the coding sequence ATGACGTCCACCCACACTCGCGAGACGGGTCGGCTCGACGGCCTCGGCCCGTTGCAGCCCACGAGATCGCGTCGCGAAGACTTCCCGCCGGTGGCGAAGGCGTACAGCCGCCTCTCCGAGGTGGTGCGCGAGTCGGGGCTGCTGCGCCGAGCTCCGTGGTTCTACGCGATGGTCGGCGGAGCGATCGCGCTCGCCTTCGGGGGCGCCGTCACGGGCTTCATCCTGCTGGGGGACAGCTGGTTCCAACTGCTCATCGCCGCAGCCCTCGGCATCATCTTCACGCAGATCGCGTTCCTCGCACACGAGGCCGCGCACCGGCAGATCCTCTCCCTCGGCCCGGCCAATGACCGCCTGGCGCGAGTGCTCGCGGGGGCCATCGGCATGAGCTATTCGTGGTGGGACTCGAAGCACACCCGCCACCACTCCAACCCGAACCGGGTCGGCAAGGATCCCGATATCGAGGTCGACACCATCTCGTTCATCGAGGAGGACGCGGTCGAGGCGCGCGGCCTGCGGCGGGCGATCACGAAGCGCCAGGGCTGGTTCTTCTTCCCGCTGCTCACGCTCGAGGGGCTCAACCTCCACCTCCACAGCTTCAAGTACCTCTTCGGGCGCGGGCCGGTGAAGGGGCGCTGGACGGAGATCGGGATCATCGCGGCGCGGTTCGCGGTCGTGCTGCTGCCCGTCTTCCTGCTGCTCCCGCTGGGGATGGCCTTCGCGTTCATGGGCGTGCAACTCGCGGTGTTCGGCGTCTACATGGGGGCCTCGTTCGCCCCGAACCACAAGGGCATGCCCGTGATCGCCCACGACGCGAAGCTCGACTTCTTCACCAAGCAGGTGCGCACCTCGCGCAACATTCGCGGCGGCTGGTGGGCGACGTGGCTCATGGGCGGCCTCAACTACCAGGTCGAGCACCACCTGTTCCCGAGCATGGCCCGCCCGAACCTGGCGAAGGCTCGCGAGATCGTGCGCGAGCACTGCCGCACCCTCGACGTCCCCTACACCGAGACCTCGCTGTGGCGCTCGTACGCGATCGTGATCGACTACCTCAACAGGGTGGGTCTCGCAGCCCGAGATCCGTTCGACTGCCCCATCACCGCGCAGTACCGCCGCGCGTAG
- a CDS encoding UDP-glucose dehydrogenase family protein, with protein MRISVIGCGYLGAVHAAAMTSIGHEAIGIDVDEGRIRLLSGGEAPFFEPGLEDLLQAGLASGRLRFSTDMRDAADAAVHFIAVGTPQQRDGQGADLEHLDRAVEQLCGVVKPGDLVVGKSTVPVGTAADLADRLAPLGVTVVWNPEFLREGWAVKDTVSPDRIVVGVPVSSGEEISRGAPTADGLRAADVLREVYAPAIEGGTPFLVTDYATAELVKVAANAFLATKVSFINAMAEIAEITGADVTRLADALGHDERIGRRFLGAGIGFGGGCLPKDIRAFVARAEELGRGSALSFLREVDAINLRRRERAVSLAVRACGGSVYERRVAVLGAAFKPHSDDVRDSPALDVASRLRGLGARVTVTDPAAIDNARRTHPQLDYETDLDSTLNDADVVVVVTEWDEYRRGLSPEHAASLVSARAVVDGRNCLDAAAWRAAGWKYYGMGRP; from the coding sequence ATGCGAATCTCCGTGATCGGGTGCGGCTACCTCGGGGCGGTGCATGCGGCGGCCATGACGTCCATCGGCCACGAGGCGATCGGCATCGATGTCGATGAGGGGCGGATCCGCCTGCTTTCGGGCGGGGAAGCCCCATTCTTCGAGCCGGGCCTCGAAGACCTGCTGCAGGCGGGTCTCGCGTCCGGCCGTCTGCGGTTCTCGACCGATATGCGCGATGCCGCCGATGCAGCCGTGCACTTCATCGCGGTGGGCACACCGCAGCAGCGCGACGGCCAGGGGGCCGACCTGGAGCACCTGGATCGCGCGGTCGAACAGCTCTGCGGGGTCGTGAAGCCGGGAGATCTCGTCGTCGGGAAGTCCACGGTGCCGGTCGGCACCGCGGCGGATCTCGCCGATCGGCTGGCGCCTCTCGGCGTCACCGTGGTGTGGAATCCGGAGTTCCTACGCGAGGGTTGGGCGGTGAAAGACACGGTGTCGCCGGATCGCATCGTGGTCGGAGTGCCGGTCTCGAGCGGCGAGGAGATCTCGCGAGGCGCGCCCACCGCCGACGGACTCCGCGCCGCGGACGTGCTGCGCGAGGTCTACGCCCCCGCCATCGAGGGAGGGACGCCGTTCCTCGTCACCGACTACGCGACGGCCGAGCTCGTGAAGGTCGCGGCCAACGCCTTCCTCGCGACCAAGGTCTCGTTCATCAACGCGATGGCAGAGATCGCCGAGATCACGGGCGCCGATGTCACTCGCCTAGCCGATGCTCTCGGCCACGATGAGCGAATCGGCCGCCGCTTTCTCGGCGCGGGCATCGGCTTCGGCGGCGGATGCCTGCCCAAGGACATCCGCGCCTTCGTCGCGCGCGCCGAAGAGCTGGGCCGGGGCAGCGCACTCTCGTTCCTGCGCGAGGTGGACGCGATCAACCTGCGCCGTCGCGAGCGAGCCGTATCGCTCGCCGTCCGCGCCTGCGGCGGCTCCGTCTACGAGCGCCGCGTCGCGGTGCTCGGAGCGGCCTTCAAGCCGCACTCCGATGATGTGCGCGATTCACCGGCCCTCGACGTCGCCTCTCGGCTGCGCGGACTGGGTGCCCGGGTCACAGTGACCGATCCGGCCGCGATCGACAACGCCCGCCGCACCCATCCGCAGCTCGACTACGAGACGGACCTCGACTCGACGCTCAACGATGCGGACGTCGTCGTCGTGGTCACGGAGTGGGACGAGTACCGCCGTGGACTCTCTCCGGAGCACGCGGCGTCGCTCGTCTCAGCCCGCGCGGTCGTCGACGGACGCAACTGCCTCGACGCGGCCGCCTGGAGGGCCGCAGGCTGGAAGTACTACGGCATGGGGCGTCCCTGA
- a CDS encoding phosphotransferase: MTPSAVIPDPGPRSDPAPTAAPTPNPALVPVPAPAAVVVAGRAWTIERVWPPRGLDPRRPLEASHRGTVRGGYIDAAGTVELLAPDEDPGLPALGETVAHGRLISHRPGRRAVVRLDSGDGYAKVVPRKRAQRITEAHGRGRAFSAGLRVPTVVPTELDSASVVCFSPLRGRSFSEMGADPELSDSEWRAAWHSWSEGWLAAAACEPPSELPVHDVAEETAVLREWALHGADVLGASVVRTAERVAAGLEAASAPSALSHRDLHDGQLLWHPDEGVGLIDLDTCARADPALDLGNLAAHVEFAVRRGNWPRERAETALITLAEVAAAIGIDATRLTAWRTASLLRVACVNALRPSRRSAAQLVWEHIEAEMSERT, translated from the coding sequence ATGACTCCCTCGGCCGTCATCCCTGATCCCGGACCCCGCTCGGATCCCGCGCCCACGGCGGCGCCCACGCCGAATCCCGCCCTCGTTCCGGTTCCCGCGCCCGCCGCGGTCGTCGTAGCCGGGCGCGCGTGGACGATCGAGCGGGTGTGGCCCCCACGAGGCCTCGATCCCAGGCGCCCCCTCGAGGCGAGCCATCGCGGAACAGTGCGCGGCGGCTACATCGATGCCGCGGGCACCGTCGAGCTGCTCGCACCCGACGAGGATCCGGGGCTCCCCGCGCTCGGAGAGACCGTCGCGCATGGGCGCCTGATCTCCCATCGCCCGGGCAGACGGGCGGTGGTGCGCCTCGACTCGGGCGACGGTTACGCCAAGGTCGTGCCGCGCAAGCGGGCCCAGCGGATCACGGAGGCCCACGGGCGGGGCCGGGCGTTCTCGGCGGGCCTCCGTGTGCCGACGGTGGTGCCGACGGAGCTCGACAGCGCCTCGGTGGTCTGCTTCAGCCCGCTGCGAGGCAGATCCTTCTCGGAGATGGGGGCGGATCCCGAACTGAGCGACTCGGAGTGGCGTGCCGCGTGGCACTCCTGGTCCGAGGGCTGGCTGGCTGCGGCGGCCTGCGAACCGCCGTCGGAGCTGCCCGTCCACGACGTCGCCGAGGAGACCGCTGTGCTTCGTGAATGGGCGCTGCACGGTGCGGACGTGCTCGGCGCCTCCGTCGTGCGCACGGCCGAGCGCGTCGCCGCAGGACTCGAAGCCGCGAGTGCACCGTCGGCGCTGTCGCACCGGGACCTGCACGACGGACAGCTGCTGTGGCACCCCGACGAGGGCGTCGGCCTGATCGACCTCGACACCTGCGCCCGCGCCGATCCCGCCCTCGATCTCGGCAACCTCGCGGCGCACGTCGAGTTCGCCGTGCGCCGGGGGAACTGGCCGCGGGAGCGGGCCGAGACGGCGCTCATCACTCTGGCGGAAGTCGCCGCAGCGATCGGGATCGACGCGACGCGCCTCACGGCGTGGCGCACCGCGTCGCTTCTGCGCGTCGCCTGCGTCAACGCACTGCGGCCATCCCGGCGATCAGCCGCGCAGCTGGTCTGGGAGCACATCGAGGCTGAGATGAGCGAGCGAACATGA
- a CDS encoding phosphotransferase family protein, with the protein MSGSFAIPSAAESLRALAARDPALPDLPLVIDGRLRDEALGFETVVERLRYKPGASVVAAVRAREGGRFWVVSYSDPVKLEKSRSRARLAGAEAIVLSPRALAGPAHADRLLVRPLARAFDAAAPAFGGATVIRYNPLRRLVLRDGRQALKITADAGSASPVIARVLAERGLPVLVPEQLAEGVTSCPWWGVGDLSHSNAAGLARQAGEALAGVHALAPDGLPLSALDPARLTRTAITAVTALLPQLSGQLERLGATLSELRGGGSGVLSHGDWSADQVLTDGREVRIIDLDRAVAAPPEYDLGTYLACGGDPALLDGYREAGGRIDRRSLPVWRSLAVLLRATEPFRSGEADWPSGIERAVARAEEALL; encoded by the coding sequence ATGAGCGGGTCGTTCGCTATCCCGTCGGCGGCGGAGTCCCTGCGCGCTCTGGCGGCGCGGGACCCCGCGCTGCCCGACCTTCCTCTCGTGATCGACGGAAGGCTCCGCGACGAGGCGCTCGGCTTCGAGACGGTCGTCGAGCGGCTGCGCTACAAGCCCGGAGCGTCGGTCGTGGCGGCGGTACGCGCTCGCGAGGGCGGACGGTTCTGGGTCGTCTCGTACTCCGATCCGGTGAAGCTCGAGAAGAGCAGATCCCGGGCCAGGCTCGCGGGTGCCGAGGCGATCGTGCTCTCCCCGCGCGCTCTGGCGGGCCCGGCGCACGCCGACCGCCTGCTCGTCAGGCCGCTCGCGCGCGCGTTCGACGCCGCCGCACCGGCGTTCGGCGGGGCGACGGTGATCCGCTACAATCCCCTGCGCCGCCTCGTGCTGCGCGACGGGCGGCAGGCGCTCAAGATCACGGCCGATGCGGGATCGGCCTCGCCCGTCATCGCGAGGGTCCTCGCGGAGCGCGGCCTCCCCGTGCTCGTTCCCGAGCAACTCGCCGAGGGCGTTACGAGCTGCCCGTGGTGGGGCGTCGGCGACCTCTCCCACAGCAACGCGGCGGGGCTCGCTCGGCAGGCGGGCGAGGCGCTCGCCGGCGTGCACGCCCTCGCCCCCGACGGGTTGCCGCTGTCTGCGCTCGACCCCGCGAGGCTCACCCGCACCGCGATCACGGCGGTCACGGCGCTGCTGCCGCAGCTCTCCGGCCAGTTGGAACGTCTGGGGGCGACGCTCTCGGAACTGCGCGGGGGCGGCTCGGGCGTGCTCTCCCACGGGGATTGGTCGGCGGATCAGGTGCTCACCGACGGGCGAGAGGTGCGCATCATCGATCTCGATCGGGCGGTGGCCGCGCCGCCCGAATACGACCTCGGTACATACCTGGCCTGCGGCGGCGACCCGGCCCTGCTCGACGGCTATCGCGAGGCGGGCGGCAGGATCGATCGGCGCTCCCTCCCCGTCTGGCGATCGCTCGCCGTCCTGCTGCGGGCGACAGAGCCCTTCCGCAGCGGCGAGGCCGACTGGCCCTCGGGGATCGAGCGGGCGGTCGCCCGGGCCGAGGAGGCGCTGCTATGA
- a CDS encoding ABC transporter ATP-binding protein encodes MRRAAPTQPGALRRTLSLARPHLRGNRLLLTGGVLALLGEVALRVLEPWPIKFVIDAVSVSLGATGGANAGTAGAGLQLLLSCGLLLLGIVGLRAVAQYCSTVAFALAGSRIATQLRSRVFQHLQSLGLRYHSRAPHGDNVQRLVGDVGRLQDATVTAGLPLIGNAITLVVLAVVMAFMDPLLAGVVAVAVLAYLLLSRRGAPRIAAAAKRTRRSEGDLANTAAETFGAIRVVQAYGLEPHRGRAFEQGNRRALGQGVASKRLAAALERGTDVIVGAGLALVLVIGGLRVIEGALTPGDLVIFTTYLKLALRPLKDLAKHTGRIARAVASGERVADLLDEPVDIADRPGARPLREVRGSISFTDVDVDDGRGRPLFRGLSLEIPAGSSVCLLGPSGAGKSTLVGLITRASDPLRGAVAIDGVDLREATLASIRGSASVVLQESVLFATTVRENIRLGRLEATDEEVVAAARRALADDFIRALPDGYDTELGDRGGTLSGGQRQRIAIARALLRDAPIVILDEATTGLDPASKEQVSASIAELTAGRTTISVTHDPAAIRGADRILWIEDGRIVEDGGPLSLLADRQSRLSRWMRATGSAAPSDRRPA; translated from the coding sequence ATGAGGCGGGCCGCCCCCACGCAGCCGGGCGCCCTGCGGCGCACGCTGTCTCTCGCGCGCCCGCACCTGCGCGGCAACCGCCTCCTGCTCACGGGCGGGGTGCTCGCACTGCTGGGCGAGGTCGCGCTGCGCGTGCTCGAACCGTGGCCGATCAAATTCGTCATCGATGCCGTGAGCGTCAGCCTCGGAGCCACAGGCGGTGCGAACGCCGGCACGGCGGGAGCCGGACTGCAGCTTCTGCTCTCCTGCGGACTGCTGCTGCTCGGCATCGTCGGACTCCGCGCCGTCGCCCAGTACTGCTCCACGGTCGCCTTCGCCCTCGCGGGCTCGCGGATCGCAACGCAGCTCCGCTCCCGGGTGTTCCAGCACCTGCAGTCGCTCGGACTGCGGTATCACTCGCGCGCTCCCCACGGCGACAACGTGCAGCGCCTCGTCGGCGATGTCGGGCGGCTGCAAGACGCCACTGTCACTGCCGGGCTGCCGCTGATCGGCAACGCGATCACCCTCGTCGTGCTGGCCGTGGTGATGGCCTTCATGGACCCGTTGCTCGCCGGCGTCGTCGCCGTCGCCGTGCTCGCCTATCTGCTGCTCTCGCGGCGAGGCGCACCGCGGATCGCCGCGGCGGCGAAGCGCACTCGACGCAGCGAGGGCGACCTGGCGAACACCGCAGCAGAGACGTTCGGGGCGATCCGCGTGGTGCAGGCGTACGGCCTCGAACCGCACCGCGGCCGGGCATTCGAGCAGGGCAACCGCCGAGCCCTCGGGCAGGGAGTCGCATCGAAGCGCCTCGCCGCCGCACTGGAGCGCGGCACCGATGTGATCGTCGGCGCCGGCCTCGCGCTCGTGCTCGTCATCGGTGGGCTCAGAGTGATCGAGGGAGCGCTCACCCCCGGCGACCTGGTGATCTTCACCACCTACCTCAAGCTCGCGCTCCGACCGCTGAAGGACCTCGCGAAGCACACCGGACGCATCGCCCGCGCCGTCGCCTCGGGCGAGCGCGTGGCGGATCTGCTCGACGAACCCGTCGACATCGCCGACAGGCCGGGCGCGCGCCCGCTTCGCGAGGTGCGCGGTTCGATCTCATTCACGGATGTGGACGTCGACGACGGGCGCGGACGGCCGCTCTTCCGCGGGCTCTCGCTCGAGATCCCGGCCGGGAGCTCGGTCTGCCTGCTGGGCCCGTCCGGAGCGGGCAAGTCGACCCTGGTCGGGCTCATCACCCGCGCGTCCGACCCGTTGCGGGGTGCTGTCGCCATCGACGGCGTGGATCTGCGCGAGGCCACGCTCGCCAGCATCCGCGGCAGCGCCTCGGTAGTGCTGCAGGAGTCGGTGCTGTTCGCCACGACGGTGCGTGAGAACATCCGCCTCGGCAGGCTCGAAGCGACCGATGAAGAGGTCGTCGCGGCCGCGCGCCGAGCGCTCGCCGACGACTTCATCAGGGCGCTGCCCGACGGGTACGATACCGAGCTCGGCGACCGCGGCGGCACGCTCTCGGGAGGCCAGCGTCAGCGGATCGCGATCGCCCGAGCGCTGCTGCGCGATGCGCCCATCGTCATCCTCGATGAGGCCACGACGGGGCTCGACCCGGCGTCCAAGGAGCAGGTATCGGCGTCGATCGCCGAGCTCACGGCCGGGAGGACCACGATCTCCGTGACCCACGATCCCGCGGCGATCCGCGGCGCGGATCGTATTCTCTGGATCGAGGACGGTCGCATCGTCGAAGACGGCGGGCCGCTCTCGCTGCTCGCCGACAGACAGTCGCGTCTCTCGCGCTGGATGCGCGCGACCGGCTCGGCAGCGCCCTCCGATCGGAGGCCGGCATGA
- a CDS encoding glycosyltransferase family 4 protein, translating into MRVAYLCADPGIPVLGSKGASVHVQQIVRAFLRRGDTVTVYCTRRGDGDPEALGGARIIEHGIPRGDVAERERAVAKAAAALAARAADDGCDLVYERYSLFSDAAAQVGDRIGVPSVVEVNAPLIEEQRTHRSLVDGAEAEASTQRLFSRASVVACVSGAVARWASSRGAPAPLIAPNGVDTRSFSSARFPDGPLRVVFLGSLKPWHGVGTAIDALAGLDGVEFTVLGDGPEREALEQRAAETGASVRWLGAVPHARVAEVLAGMHVGLAPYPAEADDYFSPLKVYEYLAAGLAIVASDCGQLPAILTHGRNGLLVPPGDPRELRRAVRMLRDDRDLARTLGTAAREQAVERHDWDRVLAGILGSLTAEGHTRSRSAPSRSARTENSR; encoded by the coding sequence ATGCGCGTCGCCTATCTGTGCGCCGACCCCGGCATCCCCGTTCTCGGATCGAAGGGGGCCTCCGTGCACGTGCAGCAGATCGTGCGCGCCTTCCTGAGGCGCGGGGACACCGTGACCGTATACTGCACTCGCCGCGGCGACGGAGACCCGGAAGCCCTGGGCGGGGCTCGGATCATCGAGCACGGCATCCCCCGCGGTGACGTGGCGGAGCGCGAGCGAGCCGTCGCGAAGGCCGCTGCCGCGCTCGCCGCACGGGCCGCCGATGACGGATGCGATCTCGTCTACGAGCGGTACTCCCTGTTCTCCGACGCCGCCGCGCAGGTCGGCGACCGGATCGGCGTCCCCTCCGTGGTGGAGGTGAACGCGCCGCTCATCGAGGAGCAGCGCACCCACCGCTCTCTCGTGGACGGCGCCGAGGCGGAGGCGTCCACGCAGCGCCTGTTCTCGCGCGCCTCCGTGGTCGCGTGCGTCTCGGGCGCCGTGGCCCGCTGGGCGTCCTCGCGGGGAGCCCCTGCCCCGCTCATCGCTCCGAACGGGGTCGACACCCGGAGCTTCTCATCCGCTCGGTTCCCCGATGGTCCGCTGCGGGTCGTGTTTCTCGGCTCTCTCAAACCCTGGCACGGCGTGGGCACCGCGATCGACGCGCTCGCGGGTCTCGACGGCGTCGAGTTCACGGTGCTCGGAGACGGGCCGGAACGCGAGGCCCTGGAGCAGCGCGCAGCCGAGACGGGTGCGTCTGTGCGCTGGCTCGGCGCCGTGCCGCACGCTCGCGTGGCCGAGGTGCTCGCGGGAATGCACGTGGGCCTCGCCCCGTATCCGGCCGAGGCCGACGACTATTTCTCACCCCTCAAGGTCTACGAGTACCTCGCCGCGGGGCTCGCGATCGTGGCGTCCGATTGCGGTCAGCTGCCTGCGATCCTCACCCACGGGCGCAACGGCCTGCTCGTGCCTCCCGGTGACCCCCGAGAGCTTCGCCGGGCAGTGCGCATGCTGCGCGATGACCGTGATCTGGCTCGCACCCTGGGAACCGCTGCTCGCGAGCAGGCCGTGGAGCGACACGACTGGGACCGGGTGCTCGCCGGCATTCTCGGCTCGCTCACGGCCGAGGGGCATACTCGCAGCCGATCCGCGCCCTCGCGATCCGCGCGAACGGAGAACAGCCGATGA
- a CDS encoding glycosyltransferase: MPSEFAPNRARVGYVVKVYPRFSETFIVSELIAREAAGETFEVFALRPSDDPRFHPELARVAAPVTYLPRPTRPSAFWETIRTAAADPHLAAAIGKALPELLDADADEAVQAIALAAHARRAGLEHLHAHFASGATTVARLASLLTGIPYSFTAHAKDIFHDDVDLELLRRKIAGARYVATVSRFNARFLGRLAPEYAERIHLVPNAVELDRFRYRAPMPHEGPLRIAAVGRLVEKKGFDVLIEAVAELHARGVPMLVTLAGGGELADPLSERIRYLGLEAIVRMTGPLPQDGVAALLREADVFVAPCVVGSDGNADGLPTVLLEAMASGVPCVSTRVTGIPEVVIDGETGLLCEPGDRDGLVAALERIATGRTDVTALARGARELVELHHDVRLTAARHADLTAGTVTRAAVS; the protein is encoded by the coding sequence TTGCCGTCTGAATTCGCGCCGAACCGCGCACGCGTCGGATACGTGGTGAAGGTCTACCCCCGCTTCTCGGAGACCTTCATCGTCTCCGAGCTCATCGCGCGCGAAGCCGCCGGGGAGACGTTCGAGGTGTTCGCGCTGCGCCCGTCCGACGACCCACGGTTCCACCCCGAGCTCGCGAGGGTCGCCGCCCCCGTCACGTACCTGCCGCGGCCGACCCGGCCGTCGGCGTTCTGGGAGACGATCCGCACAGCCGCCGCCGACCCTCATCTCGCGGCAGCCATCGGCAAGGCGCTGCCCGAACTGCTCGACGCCGACGCCGACGAGGCCGTGCAGGCCATCGCCCTTGCCGCGCACGCCCGCCGCGCGGGTCTCGAGCACCTGCACGCGCACTTCGCGAGCGGCGCGACGACCGTAGCGCGTCTCGCGAGCCTCCTCACCGGCATCCCGTACTCCTTCACCGCGCACGCGAAAGACATCTTCCACGACGACGTCGACCTCGAGCTGCTGCGCCGCAAGATCGCAGGCGCCCGCTATGTGGCGACCGTGAGCCGCTTCAACGCGCGCTTCCTGGGCAGGCTCGCGCCCGAGTACGCGGAGCGCATCCACCTCGTACCGAACGCGGTCGAACTCGATCGATTCCGGTATCGCGCGCCGATGCCCCACGAGGGCCCGCTGCGCATCGCAGCGGTCGGGCGCCTCGTCGAGAAGAAGGGCTTCGATGTGCTCATCGAGGCCGTGGCCGAGTTGCACGCCCGAGGTGTGCCGATGCTTGTCACCCTCGCGGGCGGCGGAGAACTGGCCGATCCGCTCTCCGAGCGCATCCGCTACCTCGGCCTCGAAGCGATCGTGCGCATGACCGGCCCGCTGCCACAAGACGGGGTCGCGGCCCTGCTGCGCGAGGCCGATGTGTTCGTCGCCCCGTGCGTCGTCGGCTCCGATGGCAACGCCGACGGTCTACCGACCGTGCTGCTCGAGGCGATGGCCTCGGGCGTGCCCTGCGTCTCGACCCGGGTGACCGGCATCCCCGAGGTGGTCATCGACGGCGAGACCGGACTGCTGTGCGAGCCCGGCGACCGAGACGGGCTCGTCGCGGCGCTCGAGCGCATCGCCACCGGGAGAACCGATGTGACGGCGCTCGCCCGCGGCGCGCGGGAACTGGTCGAGTTGCACCACGACGTGCGGCTCACGGCCGCACGGCACGCCGATCTGACCGCGGGCACCGTCACCCGGGCGGCGGTGTCGTGA